A single genomic interval of uncultured Desulfobacter sp. harbors:
- the uvrA gene encoding excinuclease ABC subunit UvrA, whose amino-acid sequence MKKNTAAAVTQTADNYTADSPTPLHPQEEDFRSKELDRIIVRGAKEHNLKNIDVEIPKKKLVVVTGVSGSGKSSLAFDTIFAEGQRRYVESLSSYARQFIGQMEKPRYETIRGLSPTIAIEQKAASKNPRSTVGTITEIYDYLRVLFARVGTQYCYKCGKKVGRGHAQAMVSQIMDLPDGSKILILAPIVENRKGEHRERLEDLKREGYARVRVDGVVQYLENVQTLARNKKHHIEVVIDRLVVKSQDAFEKRLTDSVESALKLGAGQLIVHMEGREDLKMSEARSCCGIAYPELTPQIFSFNSPLGMCPDCNGIGTLLAIDPDKVVPDSNLSIREGAVVPWKNYFIKKPRFNNENSWGKGQLLAMEEQWGIDFDIPWKKLPKKQRDLLLYGSDSKQMTVNWNSSKIQGSFSRTHEGLVHTLMRRYMNTQSEHQKKYYTNFMTAAGCPSCNGRRLRDEVLHVKINDKSIIDVTEMTVKDAYHFISSLELTGSKKLIAAELLKEIRDRLGFLVNVGLDYLSLDRSGPTLSGGESQRIRLASQVGSELTGVLYILDEPSIGLHQRDNIKLLSTLKHLRDIGNTLLIVEHDQETMEASDWIVDIGPGAGHLGGEIVAQGTPEQIRENPVSLTGQFLSGRETIAVPEKRRTPKFMGNKWLTIHGACENNLANITAKIPVGLLTAVTGVSGAGKSTLINQILYPALAVKLHASQMSVGKHKKITGLSHINKVINIDQKPIGRTPRSNPATYTKLFDPIRDLFAMLPESQARGYKKGRYSFNVKGGRCEACHGDGYIKVEMHFLADVFVPCDVCHGKRFNKSTLEIKYKDHSIADVLDLSVVQARDLFDAHPKITRILDTLMDVGLSYIKLGQAATTLSGGEAQRIKLARELARKDTGDTLYILDEPTTGLHFQDIRMLLQVLQRLTHAGNTVVIIEHNLDVIKTADWIVDIGPEGGSGGGRIVAAGPPEDVAKDPGSYTGRYLMPILCAGGYTFG is encoded by the coding sequence ATGAAAAAGAATACTGCCGCCGCTGTAACCCAGACAGCCGATAATTATACTGCCGATAGCCCGACCCCCCTGCACCCCCAGGAAGAAGATTTCCGGTCCAAAGAACTGGACCGGATCATTGTCCGGGGGGCCAAGGAACACAACCTTAAAAATATTGATGTAGAAATCCCCAAGAAAAAGTTGGTGGTGGTGACGGGTGTGTCCGGGTCGGGAAAGTCCAGCCTGGCTTTTGATACCATTTTTGCCGAAGGCCAGCGCCGGTATGTGGAGTCCTTGTCCTCCTATGCCCGCCAGTTCATCGGGCAGATGGAAAAACCGCGCTACGAAACCATCCGTGGGCTCTCCCCCACCATTGCCATTGAACAGAAGGCCGCTTCCAAAAATCCACGGTCCACCGTGGGTACCATCACCGAAATTTATGACTACCTGCGGGTGCTCTTTGCCCGGGTAGGGACCCAGTATTGCTATAAATGCGGGAAAAAGGTGGGTCGGGGCCATGCCCAGGCCATGGTCTCCCAGATTATGGATCTGCCTGACGGGTCTAAGATCCTTATTTTGGCGCCCATTGTGGAAAACCGCAAGGGTGAGCACCGGGAGCGTCTTGAAGATCTCAAGCGCGAGGGCTATGCAAGGGTCCGGGTGGACGGGGTGGTCCAGTATCTTGAAAATGTCCAGACCCTGGCCCGCAACAAAAAACACCACATTGAAGTGGTCATTGACCGGCTGGTAGTCAAGTCCCAGGACGCGTTTGAAAAACGACTCACCGATTCCGTGGAATCGGCCCTGAAATTGGGCGCAGGCCAACTCATTGTCCACATGGAGGGCCGGGAAGACTTGAAAATGAGCGAGGCCCGCTCCTGTTGCGGTATTGCCTACCCTGAACTTACGCCCCAGATTTTTTCCTTTAACTCTCCTTTGGGCATGTGTCCGGACTGCAACGGCATCGGCACTCTTTTGGCCATTGATCCGGATAAGGTGGTCCCGGATTCCAATCTATCCATCCGTGAAGGCGCCGTGGTCCCCTGGAAAAATTATTTCATTAAGAAGCCGCGGTTTAACAATGAAAATTCCTGGGGCAAAGGCCAGCTTTTGGCCATGGAGGAGCAGTGGGGTATTGATTTCGATATTCCCTGGAAAAAGCTGCCCAAAAAACAACGGGATCTGCTGCTCTACGGCTCCGACAGTAAACAGATGACAGTGAACTGGAACTCGTCAAAAATCCAGGGCAGTTTTTCCCGCACCCACGAAGGCCTGGTCCATACCCTGATGCGCCGGTACATGAATACCCAGTCGGAACATCAGAAAAAGTACTACACCAATTTCATGACCGCTGCCGGCTGCCCTTCATGTAACGGGCGGCGGCTGCGGGATGAGGTTCTGCATGTCAAGATCAATGACAAATCCATTATAGATGTCACTGAGATGACCGTGAAAGATGCCTATCATTTTATCTCTTCCCTTGAGCTGACCGGCAGCAAAAAGCTCATTGCCGCTGAACTGCTCAAGGAGATCCGGGATCGTCTGGGCTTTCTGGTGAACGTCGGCCTGGATTATCTCTCCCTGGACCGGTCCGGTCCCACGCTGTCCGGCGGGGAATCCCAGCGCATCCGCCTGGCTTCCCAGGTGGGGTCTGAACTCACCGGGGTGCTTTATATTTTGGACGAGCCCTCCATCGGCCTTCACCAGAGGGACAACATTAAATTGCTTTCCACGCTGAAACACCTGCGGGATATCGGCAACACCCTGCTCATTGTGGAGCATGACCAGGAAACCATGGAGGCCTCGGACTGGATTGTGGATATCGGCCCGGGTGCCGGCCACCTGGGTGGTGAAATTGTGGCCCAGGGCACACCTGAACAGATTCGGGAAAACCCGGTTTCCCTCACGGGTCAATTTTTAAGCGGACGTGAAACCATCGCCGTGCCTGAAAAGCGGAGAACGCCCAAATTCATGGGAAATAAATGGCTCACCATTCATGGGGCATGTGAAAATAACCTGGCCAACATCACAGCCAAAATCCCTGTGGGGCTTTTAACGGCCGTCACCGGCGTGTCCGGGGCCGGTAAATCCACCCTGATCAACCAGATTCTCTATCCGGCCCTGGCGGTAAAACTGCACGCTTCCCAGATGAGCGTGGGAAAACATAAAAAGATCACCGGGCTGTCCCACATCAACAAGGTCATCAACATCGACCAGAAACCCATCGGACGGACCCCGCGCAGCAATCCCGCCACATACACCAAGCTGTTTGACCCCATCCGGGACCTGTTTGCCATGCTGCCCGAATCCCAGGCCAGGGGGTATAAAAAAGGACGGTACTCTTTTAATGTCAAGGGCGGCCGGTGCGAGGCCTGCCATGGGGATGGATACATTAAGGTGGAGATGCACTTTCTGGCCGACGTGTTTGTACCCTGTGACGTATGCCACGGCAAACGGTTCAACAAGTCCACCTTGGAGATTAAATACAAGGATCACTCCATTGCCGATGTGCTGGATCTGTCCGTAGTACAGGCCAGAGACCTGTTTGACGCCCATCCTAAGATCACCAGGATTTTGGATACGCTGATGGATGTGGGGCTCTCCTATATCAAACTGGGACAGGCTGCCACCACCCTGTCCGGCGGCGAAGCCCAGCGGATTAAACTGGCTCGGGAGCTTGCCAGAAAGGACACCGGTGACACCCTTTATATTTTGGACGAGCCCACCACCGGGCTGCACTTCCAAGACATCCGCATGCTGCTGCAGGTGCTCCAGCGCCTCACCCATGCCGGCAACACTGTGGTGATCATTGAGCATAATTTGGATGTGATTAAGACCGCAGATTGGATTGTGGATATTGGCCCTGAGGGTGGCAGCGGCGGTGGGCGGATTGTGGCGGCCGGTCCGCCGGAAGATGTGGCTAAAGATCCCGGCAGCTACACCGGGCGATATTTAATGCCAATACTTTGTGCCGGCGGTTACACATTTGGTTGA
- a CDS encoding SLC13 family permease: MDIHAWIAVATLVTAMVLFISKLIPLEATALSIPVVLAVTGTVNPAEAALRGFGNSAVISLGAIFVLSAGLKESGVATLMGRMLERFGGKKEWRLILLIMVTTCVLSAIMSNAATVAVFLPAVLVLSRRANISPSRLMMPLGYAAILGGTLTLISTTPNLILGSELDRLSGGDKSLGMFEFAVLGVPISVVGIAYMVLIGTRLIGENALDNTPKAGSFQERLKKRYNPEKKLFKLTIPSKSELADTTIEKAGLGKRFQIEVVQIARKKGFIRQFIDIQPGLKIYAGDVLFVDGRDEDVQELAKVHSISIETATEFELESLRGRGINMAEVLISPHSAFLDRTLIDISFRSVFGLSVLAILRSGKIIEKDVGAAPLKLGDALLVYGPVRYFRKLEENNDLVLLDRQQSEEDVRHAPIALLLLAVALLPPVLGLFPLAVSALASALLMVATGCVSLRGAQKAIDFRILFLIIGTIPLGDALYQTGVAGKMAANLFPAEMSLGPFYVLGVLFVVSALFSTTSNNAAAAVILAPVAYAAAESSGIDVSKTFLAVAYGASCAFILPFAHQCNLMIMGPGGYKTKDFIKAGVGLSLVMATTAVVLLAL; encoded by the coding sequence ATGGATATCCACGCCTGGATCGCCGTCGCTACGTTGGTTACGGCCATGGTTCTTTTTATCAGCAAGCTTATCCCTCTTGAGGCCACTGCTCTTTCGATCCCGGTTGTGCTTGCGGTCACCGGGACCGTCAACCCTGCTGAGGCAGCCCTCCGCGGGTTCGGTAACAGCGCGGTGATTTCCCTGGGAGCCATATTCGTGCTCTCGGCCGGGCTTAAGGAAAGCGGTGTCGCTACGCTGATGGGGAGAATGCTTGAGCGGTTCGGTGGCAAAAAAGAGTGGCGTCTGATTTTGCTGATCATGGTTACGACCTGCGTTCTCTCTGCAATCATGTCAAATGCGGCCACCGTTGCGGTTTTCCTTCCGGCTGTTTTGGTGCTCTCGCGCAGGGCAAACATTTCCCCTTCCCGATTAATGATGCCCTTGGGGTATGCGGCGATTCTCGGCGGCACGCTGACCTTGATCTCGACGACTCCCAACCTCATCCTTGGAAGTGAACTTGACCGACTTAGCGGCGGAGATAAATCCCTTGGAATGTTTGAGTTCGCTGTTTTAGGCGTTCCCATCTCTGTTGTCGGCATTGCCTATATGGTTCTGATCGGGACTAGATTAATCGGTGAGAATGCTTTAGACAACACACCTAAGGCCGGAAGTTTCCAAGAGCGGTTGAAAAAACGGTACAATCCCGAAAAAAAACTTTTTAAATTAACTATTCCATCGAAGTCTGAGTTGGCCGATACCACAATCGAGAAGGCGGGCCTTGGAAAGCGATTCCAGATCGAGGTTGTCCAAATCGCCCGCAAAAAGGGGTTTATAAGACAATTCATAGATATCCAGCCGGGTCTCAAGATTTATGCCGGCGATGTTCTCTTTGTCGATGGAAGGGACGAAGACGTTCAAGAACTTGCCAAAGTGCACTCAATCTCCATTGAGACTGCAACTGAGTTCGAGTTGGAGAGTCTGAGAGGACGGGGAATCAATATGGCCGAGGTCTTAATTTCACCTCACTCTGCCTTCCTCGACAGAACCCTGATCGACATTAGTTTTCGAAGCGTGTTCGGACTATCCGTCCTCGCCATTTTAAGAAGCGGTAAAATTATTGAAAAAGACGTTGGCGCTGCCCCGTTGAAACTTGGCGATGCCCTGCTCGTATACGGCCCCGTCCGATACTTCCGAAAGCTTGAGGAAAATAATGATCTGGTGCTTTTGGATCGGCAACAATCTGAAGAGGATGTCCGACACGCACCGATCGCACTGCTGCTTCTGGCCGTGGCCCTTTTACCGCCGGTTCTTGGATTGTTCCCTCTTGCGGTCAGTGCACTGGCCAGTGCGCTTTTAATGGTGGCGACCGGTTGTGTCTCGCTTCGAGGCGCTCAAAAAGCAATTGATTTTCGAATCCTATTTTTAATTATAGGTACAATTCCTCTCGGTGACGCACTATACCAGACCGGCGTGGCGGGTAAAATGGCCGCGAATTTGTTCCCGGCGGAGATGAGTTTGGGGCCGTTCTATGTTTTGGGGGTGCTGTTTGTCGTTTCTGCCCTGTTTAGCACGACATCCAACAATGCTGCCGCCGCAGTTATCCTTGCACCGGTTGCTTATGCTGCAGCAGAATCTAGCGGTATCGATGTCAGTAAAACATTTCTCGCTGTGGCCTATGGCGCCAGTTGCGCCTTTATTCTCCCGTTCGCTCATCAGTGTAATTTGATGATCATGGGGCCCGGAGGATACAAAACAAAGGATTTCATCAAGGCCGGAGTTGGTTTGTCTTTGGTCATGGCGACGACGGCGGTTGTTCTTCTTGCTCTATAA
- a CDS encoding DUF1722 domain-containing protein, whose protein sequence is MIILDFSGRYNDKSPVHTRKNKGRWPDTFIDEPYVQIQLLREKYRDKEPGRIPLPQNAQQIWRQHKYAVMARNVPLYKKIGADVARMSPRDDFSSLARLLVESLRTPPSQGGLKNALQHMWGYVSDRYEGPRDAVSVRSLVPLLARIQDLTLRHRQPYLMESVALSELAVWIQGK, encoded by the coding sequence TTGATTATCTTAGATTTTTCAGGACGGTACAATGACAAATCCCCTGTACACACCCGGAAAAATAAAGGCCGATGGCCTGATACATTTATCGATGAACCCTATGTCCAGATCCAGCTGCTCAGGGAAAAATACCGGGACAAGGAACCGGGACGCATACCCTTACCCCAAAATGCCCAGCAGATATGGCGTCAACACAAATACGCCGTCATGGCCCGGAATGTGCCTTTGTACAAAAAAATCGGCGCAGATGTGGCCCGCATGAGCCCCCGGGATGATTTCAGTAGCCTGGCCCGCCTTCTGGTTGAATCGTTGAGAACACCGCCATCCCAGGGCGGATTAAAAAATGCCCTTCAGCATATGTGGGGGTATGTGTCGGACAGGTATGAAGGACCCCGGGACGCAGTGAGTGTCCGGTCCTTGGTGCCTCTGTTGGCCCGGATACAGGATCTGACGCTCAGACACCGGCAGCCGTATCTCATGGAATCCGTTGCGCTAAGCGAACTTGCCGTGTGGATACAGGGTAAGTAA
- a CDS encoding RNA-guided endonuclease TnpB family protein, translating to MLKVHKIKLDPNIDQRKYFAKACGVARAAYNWALSEWEKQYKDGGKPSEMVLRKKLNSIKATEFPWMTEVTKNAPQQAIKNLGTAYTNAFRRMKQGQKTGSETNPYGFPRPKRKFINDSFRADNGPQKKGADAVSIQGKKIKLPKIGWVRMREYLRFTGQIKSVTISRQADKWFAAISIETEDILHQRKAKKSCGIDLGVKHLATLSDGTKIEGAKSLEALLKKKKRLQRELCRRKKGSENRSKTKLKLAKLEAQISNARNDAHHKATTEIVLNNHTIAMEDLNVKGMVKNHKLARRLNDQAFGEFKRLIEYKADWYGSRVTQVDRFFPSSKTCNACGHIKEDLKLSDRIFVCPVCDYKEDRDVNAAKNIKDNAVAA from the coding sequence ATGTTGAAGGTGCATAAAATTAAACTTGATCCAAATATAGATCAAAGAAAATATTTTGCAAAGGCTTGCGGAGTCGCTCGCGCAGCCTATAATTGGGCTCTGTCCGAGTGGGAAAAGCAATACAAAGATGGTGGAAAGCCTTCTGAGATGGTCTTAAGAAAAAAGCTTAATTCTATCAAAGCAACTGAGTTTCCTTGGATGACGGAGGTCACCAAAAATGCCCCACAACAAGCCATTAAAAATCTTGGAACAGCTTACACCAATGCATTCCGTAGGATGAAACAAGGACAGAAAACCGGGTCTGAAACAAATCCATATGGGTTTCCAAGACCTAAACGAAAATTCATAAATGACAGTTTTCGTGCAGATAATGGACCACAAAAAAAAGGCGCTGATGCCGTTTCCATCCAGGGGAAAAAAATTAAACTCCCCAAAATTGGATGGGTGAGGATGAGAGAATATCTCCGTTTCACTGGTCAGATCAAATCCGTCACAATTTCACGACAAGCGGATAAGTGGTTTGCAGCAATATCGATTGAAACCGAAGACATTCTCCATCAACGAAAGGCTAAAAAGTCTTGTGGTATTGACTTGGGAGTAAAACATCTTGCAACTCTTTCTGACGGCACTAAAATCGAAGGTGCAAAGTCTCTGGAGGCTTTATTGAAAAAGAAAAAACGACTCCAACGAGAATTGTGTCGCCGCAAGAAAGGTTCCGAAAATCGGAGCAAGACAAAATTGAAGCTTGCAAAACTTGAGGCTCAAATCAGCAATGCTCGAAATGATGCTCACCACAAAGCTACTACGGAAATTGTGCTGAATAACCATACCATCGCAATGGAAGATCTCAATGTGAAAGGCATGGTAAAAAATCATAAGTTGGCAAGGCGGTTGAACGACCAGGCTTTTGGAGAGTTTAAACGTCTGATTGAATACAAAGCTGATTGGTATGGAAGCAGAGTTACCCAGGTGGATAGATTCTTTCCATCAAGTAAAACATGTAATGCTTGCGGACACATAAAAGAAGATCTCAAATTATCGGATCGGATATTTGTGTGTCCAGTATGCGACTACAAAGAAGATAGAGATGTGAATGCCGCCAAAAATATCAAAGATAATGCGGTGGCAGCATAA
- a CDS encoding IS607 family transposase, whose protein sequence is MERGLVKIGIAAKMLGTTPGTLRKWEKTGELLPFRKTTGGTRYYSVSDILSLQTSDAPTICYARVSSHDQKDDLERQQIMLESYCAAKGWRTETIKDLGSGMNYKKRGLNTLLEMILRKQMNRLVITHKDRLLRFGSELVFALCELQGIEIVIIHKGEQPSFEEELAKDVLEIITVFSARLYGSRSHKNKKLIDDLNRVAQNVEGA, encoded by the coding sequence ATGGAAAGAGGATTAGTTAAAATAGGGATAGCAGCAAAAATGCTTGGAACAACTCCGGGGACTCTCCGTAAATGGGAGAAAACCGGGGAGTTGCTTCCATTTAGGAAAACAACTGGAGGGACAAGGTACTATTCAGTTTCGGACATACTCTCTTTGCAAACATCAGACGCACCAACGATTTGCTATGCAAGAGTTTCTAGTCATGACCAAAAGGATGATTTGGAAAGACAGCAAATAATGTTGGAATCCTATTGCGCCGCAAAGGGATGGAGGACAGAAACCATCAAAGATCTTGGCTCCGGAATGAATTACAAGAAGCGCGGATTGAATACGCTTCTTGAGATGATTCTAAGGAAGCAAATGAACCGTCTTGTGATTACTCATAAAGATCGGTTGCTTCGTTTTGGATCTGAATTGGTATTCGCTTTGTGTGAGTTGCAGGGAATTGAAATCGTCATTATCCACAAGGGAGAACAGCCCAGCTTTGAAGAAGAATTAGCGAAGGACGTTCTTGAGATCATTACCGTTTTTTCCGCTCGTCTTTATGGCAGTAGAAGCCATAAAAATAAAAAATTGATTGATGATTTGAATAGGGTCGCTCAAAATGTTGAAGGTGCATAA
- a CDS encoding pyrimidine dimer DNA glycosylase/endonuclease V — MRIWDLHPGYLNRRSLLGEHRELHGMASIIVNGKKGYARHPETLRWMNFGWALNKRHQLLSAEMKLRGFPTELDNLS, encoded by the coding sequence ATGAGAATCTGGGACCTTCATCCAGGATACCTGAACCGCCGGAGTCTGTTAGGCGAACACCGGGAGCTTCACGGTATGGCCTCCATTATTGTCAACGGGAAAAAAGGCTATGCCCGGCACCCGGAAACCCTGCGCTGGATGAATTTCGGCTGGGCACTCAACAAACGCCACCAGCTTCTATCCGCAGAGATGAAGTTGCGGGGGTTTCCGACAGAACTTGACAATTTGTCATAA
- the nfo gene encoding deoxyribonuclease IV, with amino-acid sequence MKYIGAHVSAAGGVENAPINAQKIGASCFALFTKNQRQWQAKPLSDKNINDFKANCSALGFGPGQILAHDSYLINLGHPEVAALEKSRLAFVDEMQRCYQLGIAMLNFHPGSTLKKISMDDCLATIAQSINLALQTVPDVIAVIENTAGQGSNVGFAFEQIKTIIDQVEDQSRIGVCIDTCHAFAAGYDVVSREGYEKTWDLFDTIIGFEKLRGMHLNDAKKHINSRVDRHESIGKGQLGLTAFRYIMEDKRLNNIPMILETPDNNIWAKEISLLKSLIKP; translated from the coding sequence TTGAAATATATAGGCGCCCATGTGAGTGCTGCCGGCGGCGTTGAAAACGCGCCGATCAATGCCCAAAAAATCGGTGCATCCTGTTTTGCGCTTTTCACAAAAAATCAGCGGCAGTGGCAGGCCAAACCCTTATCAGACAAAAATATCAATGATTTTAAAGCAAACTGCAGTGCTTTGGGTTTCGGGCCCGGTCAGATTCTTGCTCACGACTCCTACCTCATCAACCTGGGTCATCCGGAAGTCGCCGCCTTGGAAAAATCAAGACTTGCGTTCGTAGATGAAATGCAGCGATGTTATCAACTTGGCATTGCCATGCTCAATTTTCACCCGGGGTCAACGTTAAAGAAGATCAGCATGGATGACTGCCTGGCAACCATTGCCCAATCCATTAATCTTGCCCTTCAAACGGTGCCGGATGTTATCGCCGTGATTGAAAATACCGCAGGCCAGGGAAGCAATGTGGGCTTTGCCTTTGAACAGATCAAAACCATTATTGACCAGGTAGAAGATCAATCCCGCATCGGGGTGTGTATTGATACCTGCCACGCCTTTGCTGCCGGTTATGACGTTGTCTCCCGGGAAGGGTATGAAAAAACCTGGGACCTGTTTGACACAATTATCGGCTTTGAAAAATTAAGGGGCATGCACCTGAATGATGCCAAAAAGCATATTAATTCCAGGGTGGACCGGCATGAAAGCATTGGAAAGGGACAACTTGGCCTTACCGCTTTCCGGTACATCATGGAAGATAAACGCCTGAACAATATTCCCATGATTCTGGAGACACCGGACAATAACATATGGGCTAAAGAGATTTCCCTGCTGAAATCGTTGATCAAGCCCTAA
- a CDS encoding chalcone isomerase family protein — translation MMKLKIICILSAIICISIPGTGYASATMVNGTEFSNTVKVRGTRLYLSGAALLRYMFLIEAYTGALYLPEKTDGRDALDDISKHLVLEYRVALSSDDFAKATTEKIKASVSKDAFQRLLPKIKSLNRLYKDVQPKDRYALTYLPGLGTQLTLNAEPLGTIEGSEFARAVFAIWIGKNPINKTFRDRLLGGSK, via the coding sequence ATGATGAAATTAAAAATAATATGCATATTGTCTGCAATTATCTGTATTTCCATTCCAGGCACTGGCTATGCAAGTGCCACAATGGTAAATGGGACTGAATTTTCAAACACGGTTAAAGTTCGGGGAACCCGTTTATATTTATCCGGTGCGGCACTGCTCAGATACATGTTTTTAATCGAGGCATATACCGGCGCACTGTACCTACCGGAGAAAACGGATGGACGGGATGCGCTGGATGATATATCCAAGCACCTGGTCTTGGAATATCGTGTGGCGCTGTCTTCAGATGATTTTGCCAAAGCAACCACGGAAAAGATTAAGGCGTCTGTCAGCAAAGACGCTTTTCAACGCCTTTTGCCAAAAATCAAGTCATTGAATCGTCTATACAAAGATGTTCAGCCCAAAGACCGGTATGCGTTAACTTATCTGCCGGGACTCGGAACCCAGTTGACGCTTAATGCCGAGCCCCTGGGAACAATAGAAGGATCGGAATTTGCCAGAGCGGTATTTGCGATCTGGATCGGTAAAAATCCAATTAATAAAACATTTAGAGACCGACTCCTGGGGGGATCAAAATGA
- a CDS encoding MATE family efflux transporter, giving the protein MHATDREKVIPPKTFLRLLFSLALPISLQFLLTSSMAVIDILMIGQLHDAAVAAVGIANQFVFIFFVIQFGIHSGIAIFTAQYWGKKDVSRIHQLSGLGLLAGFAIGSVFAGAALFFPAAVISLFSSDAEVVRLGAGYLRIVGFSFVPFCITFSFMTNMRSMGFARVPLISSCVAVVVNIVLNYCLIFGNLGFSAMGVTGAAIGTCTAKLIETGLLTAIIYLKPYPLAASVKEMLSFDFAFVKRITATCWPVFLNEFFWVTGVSIYKLVYARMGTQSIAAVNIVATLEEFLFVPFFGIFHAGSILIGNSIGAQRYKRAFAYGKFMLLAQLPMALGAGFVLILCRPFILGFYNISPAAYDNAYYLILTTGLVFWAKTTNFTTVVSVFRGGGDTKFAFLMDLSSVWCIGVPMAFIGAFVFHWPVYGVMALIALEEMFKLIIGLPRFFSKKWIKNLVADPEISSGHNPEKPS; this is encoded by the coding sequence ATGCACGCCACAGACAGGGAAAAGGTAATTCCCCCCAAGACTTTTTTACGCCTGCTTTTCAGCCTGGCGCTACCCATTTCCCTGCAATTCCTCCTGACCAGCTCCATGGCTGTGATAGACATACTCATGATCGGCCAGCTTCATGATGCGGCCGTAGCGGCCGTGGGCATTGCCAATCAGTTTGTTTTTATTTTTTTTGTTATCCAGTTCGGCATTCACTCAGGCATCGCCATATTCACGGCCCAGTACTGGGGCAAAAAGGATGTATCGCGAATCCACCAGTTGTCCGGTCTTGGGCTCCTGGCAGGGTTTGCCATAGGTTCTGTGTTTGCCGGTGCAGCGCTGTTTTTTCCCGCCGCCGTGATTTCGTTATTTTCCAGTGATGCCGAAGTGGTACGTCTTGGGGCCGGATATCTTCGTATTGTAGGATTTTCTTTTGTTCCTTTTTGCATAACCTTCTCCTTTATGACCAATATGCGGAGTATGGGGTTTGCCCGTGTGCCTTTGATCTCTTCATGTGTCGCCGTGGTTGTAAATATTGTGCTCAATTACTGCCTGATTTTCGGCAACCTTGGCTTTTCCGCCATGGGTGTCACCGGTGCAGCCATTGGCACCTGCACGGCAAAATTGATTGAAACCGGCCTGTTAACGGCGATCATCTACCTGAAACCGTACCCCCTTGCCGCGTCAGTAAAAGAAATGCTGTCGTTCGATTTTGCCTTTGTCAAGCGGATCACGGCCACTTGCTGGCCTGTGTTCCTCAATGAATTTTTCTGGGTCACCGGTGTGAGCATATACAAACTGGTTTACGCCCGCATGGGTACACAGTCCATTGCGGCAGTCAATATCGTGGCGACCCTTGAGGAATTTTTATTTGTTCCCTTTTTTGGGATTTTTCATGCCGGTTCCATCCTCATCGGTAACAGCATTGGGGCACAAAGATACAAGCGGGCGTTTGCCTATGGTAAATTCATGCTTTTGGCCCAGCTTCCCATGGCCCTTGGCGCAGGGTTTGTGCTCATTCTGTGCAGACCTTTTATTTTGGGATTTTACAATATTTCCCCGGCAGCTTATGATAATGCCTATTACCTGATACTGACGACAGGTCTTGTCTTTTGGGCAAAGACCACCAATTTTACAACGGTGGTATCGGTGTTCAGGGGCGGGGGCGACACAAAGTTCGCCTTTCTCATGGACCTGAGTTCCGTATGGTGCATTGGCGTACCCATGGCATTCATCGGTGCGTTTGTTTTCCATTGGCCCGTGTACGGTGTCATGGCTCTGATAGCCTTGGAGGAAATGTTCAAGCTGATTATCGGCTTGCCCCGATTTTTTTCAAAAAAATGGATTAAAAACCTTGTGGCAGATCCGGAAATTTCATCCGGGCATAACCCTGAAAAGCCATCTTAA
- a CDS encoding DUF4136 domain-containing protein, producing MRKKLFLLIVILFFFVGACSTIKVSADLDDSVDFTKYKTYSYLGWSKNSSELLNDLDKKRIESAFNNEFNARGITYVETGGDIEVSLYLVTDKKTATTAYTDYYGGYRGYSFGHPWGWGRGFATTAYHQYDYIVGTLVCDVVDHEKKNLVWQGVGSGTVSENSTDRKEKIPAAVSKIMALYPVAPIQ from the coding sequence ATGAGAAAAAAACTGTTTCTTCTTATCGTTATTTTGTTCTTTTTTGTCGGTGCATGCAGCACCATTAAAGTCAGTGCTGATTTGGATGATTCCGTTGATTTTACCAAATATAAAACCTATTCCTATCTGGGCTGGAGCAAAAACAGCAGTGAACTGCTTAATGACCTGGATAAGAAACGGATTGAATCCGCTTTCAACAATGAGTTTAACGCAAGGGGCATAACCTATGTAGAAACAGGAGGCGATATTGAAGTCTCTTTGTATCTGGTGACGGATAAAAAAACGGCGACGACCGCTTATACGGATTATTACGGCGGATACCGTGGGTATTCTTTCGGCCATCCCTGGGGATGGGGACGCGGATTTGCCACAACGGCCTATCATCAATACGATTACATCGTGGGGACCCTGGTATGCGATGTGGTTGATCATGAAAAGAAAAATTTGGTATGGCAGGGGGTCGGCTCAGGCACAGTGAGTGAAAATTCAACCGACAGAAAAGAAAAAATTCCGGCGGCCGTAAGCAAAATAATGGCGCTTTATCCTGTCGCTCCGATTCAATAG